Proteins encoded in a region of the Piliocolobus tephrosceles isolate RC106 chromosome 18, ASM277652v3, whole genome shotgun sequence genome:
- the LOC113225010 gene encoding uncharacterized protein LOC113225010, whose protein sequence is MARLPGLGRWRGESALPPLLVRGRAGPVAFPGGPESSSAPAPRRPGQAAPPQRRAAARAGRTASSSRAAPRRGASLAGRLAPLTRSHPLGGRGAEGRAGRVSRGERESANAGSAARAAPLPQQRRRPGPCCCCQLVENTLSMRERGPHPGHLSL, encoded by the coding sequence atGGCGCGGTTACCTGGGCTCGGGCGGTGGCGAGGGGAGTCCGCTCTCCCGCCGCTGCTGGTCCGCGGACGCGCCGGGCCCGTCGCTTTCCCCGGCGGCCCGGAGAGCTCCTCGGCCCCCGCCCCGAGGCGTCCCGGCCAGGCCGCCCCTCCTCAGCGCCGCGCCGCTGCCCGCGCGGGCCGGACTGCCTCGAGCTCCCGGGCCGCCCCGCGGCGGGGGGCCTCTCTCGCTGGGCGCCTGGCTCCCCTCACCCGCTCCCACCCCCTGGGCGGCCGCGGAGCAGAAGGGAGGGCGGGAAGGGTCTCCCGAGGAGAGCGGGAGAGCGCGAACGCAGGCTCCGCCGCCCGAGCCGCTCCGTTACCGCAGCAGCGACGACGACCAGGGCCGTGTTGTTGCTGCCAACTTGTCGAGAACACACTGAGCATGCGCGAGCGGGGACCACATCCGG